From Pristiophorus japonicus isolate sPriJap1 chromosome 1, sPriJap1.hap1, whole genome shotgun sequence, a single genomic window includes:
- the LOC139242732 gene encoding actin-like protein 7B produces MVTKPVIHLPRKVGTPPPSTGSQKSTSRLSKSVKSMDVKPGRVLKEIRSVMIDLGTGYCKAGYVGQPRPSVVLSSVVGRPIQMSAKTGDNRQENFVGDELAKSELNLKLMSPLRHGIVVDWEGVEAIWAHIFHKAMKILPEDHAVMVADPPLSPTTNREKMAELLFETFSIPAIHIAYQSILSLYSYGRTTGLVVECGHGVTHVVPIHEGYNMPHITGRADYGGSDLNDYLLKLLNEAGNRFAEKGLHIVEDIKKKCCYTAVNFEQDMNLDVNEYLVEYELPDGHVIAIGKERFRCPEALFNPSLIGSKEPGIHSLALHSLDMCDSNLKYAMYSNILLCGGSSMFDGFSDRLQKEMNKMERGMNPTVHSIPERKYSVWLGGSIMASLKSFQQLWVRKSDYDERGPFVIYRKCF; encoded by the coding sequence ATGGTTACCAAGCCAGTCATCCACTTGCCCAGGAAGGTGGGGACACCGCCGCCTTCCACAGGATCCCAAAAATCGACCTCCAGGCTGTCCAAGAGCGTCAAATCAATGGACGTGAAACCAGGAAGGGTGCTGAAGGAGATCAGGTCGGTGATGATCGACCTGGGGACGGGGTACTGCAAGGCCGGGTACGTCGGCCAGCCTAGACCTTCTGTggtcctctcctcggtggtgggcaGGCCAATCCAGATGAGCGCCAAGACTGGGGACAACCGCCAGGAGAACTTCGTGGGCGATGAGTTGGCCAAGTCTGAACTCAACCTCAAGTTGATGAGCCCGCTGAGGCATGGCATCGTGGTGGACTGGGAAGGAGTAGAGGCCATCTGGGCACACATCTTCCACAAAGCCATGAAGATCTTACCCGAGGACCACGCCGTGATGGTGGCCGACCCGCCTCTCAGTCCCACCACCAACAGGGAGAAGATGGCCGAGCTCCTCTTCGAAACCTTCAGCATCCCGGCCATCCACATCGCCTACCAGTCCATCCTATCTCTCTACTCGTATGGTCGCACCACCGGCTTGGTGGTAGAGTGCGGGCACGGAGTCACTCATGTGGTGCCGATCCACGAGGGCTACAACATGCCACACATAACTGGCCGGGCTGACTATGGAGGCTCggacctcaatgactatctgctcaAACTCCTCAACGAAGCGGGCAACAGATTCGCGGAGAAAGGTCTCCACATTGTGGAGGACATCAAGAAGAAGTGCTGCTACACGGCCGTCAACTTCGAGCAAGACATGAACCTTGATGTCAACGAGTACTTGGTGGAGTACGAGCTACCGGATGGCCATGTCATCGCCATTGGGAAGGAGAGGTTCAGGTGCCCCGAGGCTCTCTTCAACCCATCTTTGATCGGCTCTAAGGAGCCTGGGATCCATTCCTTGGCTTTGCACAGTCTGGACATGTGCGACAGTAACCTGAAGTATGCCATGTACAGCAATATCCTCCTGTGTGGAGGCTCCTCCATGTTCGATGGGTTCTCTGACCGCCTGCAGAAAGAAATGAACAAGATGGAACGAGGTATGAACCCCACCGTTCACTCCATACCCGAAAGGAAGTATTCCGTTTGGCTTGGAGGCTCCATCATGGCTTCTCTCAAATCCTTCCAGCAACTCTGGGTTCGCAAGAGCGATTATGATGAGCGAGGACCGTTTGTCATTTATCGCAAGTGCTTTTGA